The Toxotes jaculatrix isolate fToxJac2 chromosome 14, fToxJac2.pri, whole genome shotgun sequence genome window below encodes:
- the LOC121193320 gene encoding homeobox protein engrailed-2b-like: MEENARRDPERPEDSGRGEESNRAILPLLQPPGNQQSHRITNFYIDNILRPDFGRKSKDGTSVREGDSLGVIIRRDVTRRKASKTGNPHQGGAGGDEEEDRGASEDRHPDPEARRPDLKVGLAAVKGRGGSGDGCRSPQASSAAASKAMLWPAWVYCTRYSDRPSSGPRSRKPKKAPTPSKEDKRPRTAFTAEQLHRLKTEFQNNRYLTEQRRQSLAQDLGLNESQIKIWFQNKRAKIKKASGNKNSLAIHLMAQGLYNHSTAKDDKSDSD, translated from the exons ATGGAAGAAAATGCTCGTCGAGACCCAGAGCGCCCTGAGGACTCCGGTCGAGGCGAGGAGTCCAACCGGGCCATCCTGCCTCTCCTACAGCCACCTGGCAACCAGCAGTCCCACAGGATCACCAACTTTTACATCGACAACATTTTAAGACCGGACTTCGGCCGAAAGAGCAAGGACGGGACTTCGGTCCGGGAGGGAGACAGTCTGGGAGTGATCATACGAAGGGACGTGACGCGGAGAAAGGCTTCCAAAACTGGCAACCCGCACCAGGGTGGAGCAGGAGGcgatgaggaggaagacaggggAGCATCCGAGGACCGGCATCCGGACCCTGAGGCCAGGAGGCCTGACCTGAAAGTCGGTCTTGCGGCTGTGAAGGGCCGAGGGGGCAGCGGGGACGGATGCCGCAGCCCTCAGGCCAGCTCTGCCGCTGCAAGCAAGGCGATGCTGTGGCCAGCCTGGGTTTATTGTACCCGCTACTCAGACCGTCCGTCATCAG GACCCAGATCCCGCAAACCAAAGAAGGCTCCGACCCCGAGTAAAGAGGACAAGCGACCCCGGACGGCCTTCACCGCGGAGCAGCTCCACCGGTTAAAAACTGAGTTCCAAAACAACCGGTATCTGACCGAGCAGCGGAGGCAGAGCCTGGCCCAGGACCTTGGCCTCAACGAGTCTCAAATCAAAATCTGGTTTCAGAACAAACGGGCCAAAATCAAGAAGGCCTCCGGGAACAAAAACTCTCTGGCGATACATCTCATGGCGCAGGGACTGTACAACCACTCCACGGCCAAGGACGACAAGTCGGACAGCGACTAG
- the cnpy1 gene encoding protein canopy-1: MGSWIIQTAVMVLSVFISSGQGKRDKVLYCSACRAIVDELNYSISQVDPKKTINVGSFRLNPDGTLKDKKVPLARSETHLSELLDGVCGSMSDYALHVDPDTQHKQYMRFAPRSSGAAGDFPDFKNFQFDGPEAPSALKFACETVVEELEDDIISLFSEGAEHVQEELCNRVSDYCRISSHTDKEL, translated from the exons ATGGGCTCATGGATTATTCAGACAGCTGTGATGGTGCTATCGGTCTTCATCAGCAGCGGccagggaaagagagacaagGTGCTCTACTGTTCTG CGTGCCGAGCAATTGTGGACGAACTGAACTACTCGATCAGTCAGGTGGACCCAAAGAAAACCATCAACGTGGGCAGCTTTAGACTCAACCCTGATGGGACCCTGAAAGACAAGAAG GTGCCTCTCGCTCGCTCGGAGACCCACCTCAGCGAGCTCCTGGATGGGGTATGCGGCAGCATGAGCGACTACGCCCTCCATGTGGACCCTGACACCCAGCACAAACAGTACATGAGGTTTGCTCCCAGGAGCAGCGGGGCCGCCGGGGACTTCCCCGACTTCAAAAACTTCCAGTTTGACGGACCCGAGGCACCCAGCGCCCTGAAATTTGCA tgtgAAACAGtcgtggaggagctggaggatgaTATCATCTCTCTGTTCAGCGAGGGCGCTGAGCATGTGCAGGAGGAGTTATGCAACCGAGTCTCAG ATTACTGTAGAATCAGCAGCCACACAGACAAGGAGTTATAG